One window from the genome of Hippoglossus hippoglossus isolate fHipHip1 chromosome 6, fHipHip1.pri, whole genome shotgun sequence encodes:
- the ccdc33 gene encoding coiled-coil domain-containing protein 33 yields the protein MGLNMLLWFLLWLQVDRPHPHISGVFISPNEDSDIFCSMKASKKTKSLSGRAAAVKPQKDGYHLPSHDALAQILPGYRSLDNEAKAELQNATHQQQRREATQANKPKINQTYQVHHPHKRPPLHDFEGDPIMAEINDLQTKELENYRSAVSRMAEDIIALRTQVVTLETENSRLRTDLSLHLDLGRDLLDDADIAVMTKAEIADRIASLKFKLASETSKGATQRDRIQQLQDELIKKNDREKELIKLTRGQQQHQHQQQHQQHQQQEDLQHQSYAAKMATLETTVKKQEKVIEKMEKALESKLREKNRPSIDKGPVIEKHRGSTDCRTEEVQSALAAENSRLHEELDRIRKQPFPVITAQTKEVLSLKERLSLINKLEMADARVQTLEAQLEENSKVWGKQKQEMLTKLNEHRHGFIGTSSTKILHDASSVS from the exons ATGGGTCTGAACATGTTGCTATGGTTTTTGTTGTGGTTACAGGTGGATCGTCCACACCCACACATCAGTGGGGTGTTTATTTCTCCTAACGAggactctgacattttctgttcGATGAAGGCCTCAAAAAAGACGAAATCTCTGAGCGGCcgtgcagctgcagtgaag cctcagaaGGATGGATATCATCTCCCATCTCATGATGCCCTGGCACAGATCCTTCCTGGTTACCGGAGCCTCGACAACGAAGCGAAGGCTGAGCTCCAAAATGCAAcccatcagcagcagaggagagaagctACACAGGCCAACAAGCCCAAGATAAACCAAACATATCAAGTGCATCATCCACATAAACG ACCTCCACTGCATGATTTTGAGGGTGATCCCATCATGGCAGAGATCAACGACCTCCAAACTAAG GAGTTGGAGAACTATCGCTCGGCCGTGAGTCGGATGGCAGAAGACATCATAGCACTGAGGACACAGGTGGTGACGttggagacagaaaacagtcGGCTCCGCACTGATCTGTCTCTGCACCTGGACCTTGGCCGAGATCTGCTGGATGACGCAGACATCGCCGTCATGACCAAAGCTGAGATTGCTGACCGTATAG CTTCTCTCAAATTCAAGCTGGCCAGTGAGACCAGTAAAGGGGCGACGCAGAGAGACAGAATCCAACAGCTACAGGATGAGCTGATCAAG AAGAAcgacagagagaaggagctgaTTAAACTCaccagaggtcagcagcagcaccagcaccagcagcagcaccagcagcaccagcagcaggaggatctGCAGCATCAGAGTTACGCAGCAAAGATGGCCACATTGGAGACAACagtgaaaaaacaggaaaag GTCATTGAGAAGATGGAGAAAGCATTAGAGAGTAAACTCAGAGAGAAGAACAGACCAAGTATTGACAAGGGGCCGGTGATTGAAAAGCACAGAG GTTCGACTGACTGCAGAACAGAAGAGGTGCAGTCAGCCCTGGCAGCTGAAAACTCTCGTCTACATGAAGAGCTGGACAGGATTCGCAAGCAGCCCTTCCCCGTCATTACAGCACAG ACAAAAGAGGTTCTATCACTCAAGGAGAGACTGagtttaataaataaactggAGATGGCCGATGCAAGAGTCCAAACACTGGAGGCTCAG ctggaggagaacTCTAAAGTGTGggggaaacagaaacaggaaatgttgaCTAAACTAAATGAGCACAGGCATGGCTTCATCGGAACATCATCCACCAAAATCCTTCATGATGCGTCTTCAGTCAGTTGA